One stretch of Amycolatopsis tolypomycina DNA includes these proteins:
- a CDS encoding erythromycin esterase family protein: protein MDITDFPAELLGLGEPTHFEPACAWLRNDLFARLAEHSFRSIALETDRVAALDGGFSHDLGEVAANQQLLKWLREYNETAGEPLAFHGFDAPTEMFSAPSPRTYLEHVRDYLGLDVDIAALAGDDERWSRSEAILDPAQSPGASPEARELRVLADDLLVALHAAAPRLDAAWERANVHAVAGRGLLRYHAASAQPGDRDTRISRLAGMRAVLMAENLLDIRAIEAHRGPTLVFAHNGHLQRSGSGAGAIIGARLGDRYAFIAGSLGRSEAIGLGEPAPDTYEGVLQRDTRTWKLADVPDGRQRADTRPDRGYFGLDATLCGSATAVWHIAIGSGSPRTEPGAGAAG from the coding sequence ATGGACATCACCGATTTCCCCGCCGAGCTGCTCGGGCTCGGCGAGCCCACCCACTTCGAGCCGGCCTGCGCGTGGCTCCGCAACGACCTCTTCGCCCGGCTCGCCGAGCACAGCTTCCGGTCGATCGCGCTGGAGACCGACCGCGTGGCCGCGCTCGACGGCGGCTTCTCCCACGACCTGGGCGAAGTGGCGGCCAACCAGCAGCTGCTGAAGTGGCTGCGCGAGTACAACGAGACCGCCGGCGAGCCGCTGGCCTTCCACGGCTTCGACGCCCCGACGGAGATGTTCAGCGCGCCCAGCCCGCGCACCTACCTCGAACACGTCCGCGACTACCTGGGCCTCGACGTCGACATCGCGGCACTGGCCGGCGACGACGAGCGGTGGAGCCGGTCCGAGGCGATCCTCGACCCGGCGCAGTCGCCCGGCGCGTCACCCGAGGCCCGTGAGCTGCGGGTGCTCGCCGACGACCTGCTCGTCGCCCTCCACGCCGCCGCGCCCCGGCTGGACGCGGCCTGGGAGCGGGCCAACGTGCACGCCGTGGCCGGCCGCGGCCTGCTGCGCTACCACGCGGCGTCGGCGCAACCCGGCGACCGGGACACGCGGATCTCCCGCCTCGCGGGCATGCGTGCGGTGCTCATGGCCGAAAACCTCTTGGACATCCGGGCCATCGAGGCCCACCGCGGCCCGACTCTGGTCTTCGCGCACAACGGCCACCTGCAGCGCTCGGGATCCGGCGCGGGCGCGATCATCGGGGCGCGGCTCGGCGACCGGTACGCCTTCATCGCCGGGAGCCTCGGCCGCAGCGAGGCCATCGGCCTCGGGGAGCCGGCGCCGGACACCTACGAAGGCGTGCTGCAGCGCGACACTCGGACGTGGAAACTGGCCGACGTCCCGGACGGTCGCCAGCGCGCCGACACCAGGCCGGACCGCGGTTATTTCGGTCTCGACGCCACCCTATGCGGAAGTGCCACAGCGGTGTGGCACATCGCCATAGGGTCCGGCAGCCCCCGCACCGAGCCGGGTGCGGGGGCTGCCGGGTAG
- a CDS encoding TioE family transcriptional regulator, whose translation MKTRLRPADLAREHGLSTQAVRNYEQDGFLPPAERTPSGYRIYTETHAAALRAFLALVPAYGHATAGGIMHAANAGDVDRALTLVDRGHEQLLRDRETLNTVRAAIGSLTTGRPPEPAATAWSIGELAHRLGVTAATVRAWERAGVLVPSRNRATGHRVFQAADIRDAELAHLLRRGGYPLAHIATVVEQVRTAGGTDSLVGALATWQERLTGRGLAMLDAAARLGAYLASRS comes from the coding sequence TTGAAGACACGATTGAGACCTGCCGATCTCGCGCGCGAGCACGGCCTCTCCACGCAGGCGGTCCGCAACTACGAGCAGGACGGCTTCCTGCCGCCGGCCGAGCGCACCCCGAGCGGCTACCGGATCTACACCGAAACCCACGCCGCAGCCCTGCGTGCGTTCCTGGCGCTGGTCCCGGCCTACGGGCACGCGACGGCGGGCGGGATCATGCACGCCGCCAACGCCGGCGACGTCGACCGCGCGCTCACCCTCGTCGACCGCGGGCACGAGCAGCTGCTCCGCGACCGCGAAACCCTCAACACGGTCCGCGCCGCGATCGGGTCGCTGACGACCGGTCGGCCACCCGAGCCGGCCGCGACCGCCTGGTCGATCGGCGAGCTCGCGCACCGCCTCGGCGTCACCGCGGCGACCGTGCGGGCGTGGGAACGCGCGGGCGTCCTGGTGCCGTCGCGGAACCGGGCGACCGGCCACCGGGTCTTCCAGGCGGCCGACATCCGGGACGCGGAACTGGCCCACCTGCTGCGCCGCGGCGGCTACCCGCTGGCCCACATCGCGACGGTGGTCGAGCAGGTCCGCACCGCGGGCGGCACGGACTCCCTGGTGGGCGCCCTGGCGACCTGGCAGGAGCGGCTCACCGGCCGCGGCCTGGCGATGCTCGACGCGGCCGCCCGGCTCGGCGCGTACCTGGCGTCACGGTCGTGA